Proteins from one Hemiscyllium ocellatum isolate sHemOce1 chromosome 8, sHemOce1.pat.X.cur, whole genome shotgun sequence genomic window:
- the LOC132817943 gene encoding extracellular tyrosine-protein kinase PKDCC-like has protein sequence MILLQKLQHPNIIQLYGQCYSGSLQDGPVITAVVEQGAPVEMIQLLQTPWEERFRICLSLMKLLHYLAHSPLGSVLLLDFQPRQFVLVDGELKVTDLDDVSTEELPCTTDSDCVIEFPTRSFSLRCAADGKCHKINEKRNLYNAFRFFLTYLLPYGAPSTLRPLLWKIMNATGDLQYGINETLEAFEEVLYLYKSGLPRINHFHCLSDYKVYEGFRIHDNLDYKCWPSYNLQGCLLSVHNTEEAAAICHSQQQCQSFTFTQQKTRLGRYLVSFRSSTKLVLDSNSTVYMKSRSLRATM, from the exons ATGATTCTTCTCCAGAAGCTCCAACATCCGAATATCATCCAG TTGTACGGTCAGTGCTACTCCGGCAGTTTGCAAGATGGGCCTGTCATTACCGCGGTGGTGGAACAGGGAGCTCCAGTGGAAATGATTCAACTCTTGCAAACTCCTTGGGAGGAGAGATTTAGG ATTTGCCTGAGCCTAATGAAGCTACTCCATTACTTAGCTCACTCCCCACTTGGATCGGTGCTTCTGTTAGATTTCCAACCGCGTCAGTTTGTCCTTGTGGACGGAGAGCTTAAAGTGACGGATTTGGACGACGTCAGCACGGAAGAACTTCCCTGTACAACAGACAGCGACTGTGTCATTGAATTTCCCACCAGGAGTTTCAGTCTGCGATgtgcagcagatgggaaatgccataaaataaatgaaaagagAAACCTTTACAACGCGTTCAG attttttttaacatactTGCTGCCTTATGGTGCACCCTCTACCTTAAGACCTCTCCTGTGGAAAATTATGAATGCAACAG GTGACCTACAATATGGGATTAATGAAACACTCGAAGCTTTTGAAGAAGTGTTGTATCTTTACAAATCTGGATTGCCCCGCATTAATCATTTTC ACTGTCTTTCAGATTATAAGGTATATGAAGGATTTCGCATTCATGATAATTTGGACTACAAATGTTGGCCATCTTACAACCTCCAGGGTTGTTTGCTGTCTGTCCACAATACAGAGGAGGCTGCTGCAATCTGTCACTCTCAACAACAGTGCCAAAGTTTCACTTTTACCCAGCAGAAAACACGGCTTG GCCGATACTTGGTTTCATTCAGAAGCAGCA